Within Chaetodon auriga isolate fChaAug3 chromosome 7, fChaAug3.hap1, whole genome shotgun sequence, the genomic segment GTACCATGTCCTGAGGGAGAGATTAGCAATGCTACaggtatttttttatttatttactttacaaaAAATTCAtatctaaaatgtcaaatatatgATGACTAAAGtccctttttgttgttttgtgtgttttccagattCCCCTGATTGTTTCCCTTGCCCCAGGGAGTTCTGGCCtaatgcagagagagacacttgtTTCCCAAAGCCTGTAGAGTTTCTGTCCTTTGACGAGGTCCTAGGAATCATCCTGGCTGCATTCTCCGTTGGTGGTGCCTGTCTTGCCATtataacagcagctgtgttctTTCGTCACAGGTCATCCCCGATTGTAAGAGCCAACAACTCagagctgagcttcctgctgctcttctccctgaCTCTATGTTTCTTATGTTCATTGACTTTCATTGGAGCACCCTCTGAGTGGTCCTGCATGCTGCGCCACACAGCGTTTGGGATCACCTTCgtcctctgcatctcttgtGTTCTAGGCAAAACAATAGTAGTGTTAATGGCCTTCAAAGCTACACTCCCAGGCAGTAATGTCATGAAATGGTTTGGACCTCCGCAACAAAGGATGACTGTAGGTTctttcacatttattcaagttTTAATATGTATTATTTGGTTGGTTGTTAGTCCCCCTTTTCCAATGAAAAACCTCACCACATACAAGGAGAGAATCATCTTGGAGTGTGCATTAGGTTCAGATATTGGTTTCTGGGCTGTGCTCGGGTACATAGGCCTACTGGCTGTCTTTTGCTTAGCGTTAGCTGTCCTCGCTCGGAAACTACCTGATAATTTTAATGAAGCCAAGCTTATcaccttcagcatgctgatattctgtGCAGTGTGGATCACCTTTATCCCAGCGTATGTCAGCTCTCCTGGGAAATTTACTGTGGCTGTGGAGATATTTGCCATTCTGGCCTCCAGTTTTGGACTAACATTCTGTATATTTGCTCCAAAGTGTTTCATCATATTGTTTCAGCCAGAGAAGAACACCAAGaaacatttaatgaacaaaaatcaaaactaatACATTCAAGGTTTGTAAGTATTGAAGAGGGCAACAGACTATATCGAGCCTACAATTAGTAATTACATCTAGTTGATTCCAATATTTACAGTTTCAatatttttaaggtttttttctttatttcagtaTAATGTTTGAATGctcttttaacattttattgttgttttgacAAATATTGTTTTATCATGTTGTTAATAAATTCTGAATTCAGAACAAAAATGCATAAGACTGAGTTGTTTCTTGACAATTTGATGAAATCACTGCCATTCGAATACATTTTACGTTTTTAAATCACTTAATGGCTTTGCTCTGTCATATATGTCTAACATGGTTAAGACATTCTGTGCCTGCTTAGATCCTCTGACAAAAGTTCATTAAAAATCACTGGGTAAGGGCATCCTCTCTCTGATGTGCAGTAAGGTGACGTATAGTGGAAGGAGGGAAGCTTTATTTGAAAATCTATATaaaccagaaaaaaacacacatgcagacacttGAGGGATGGAGATCTCAACTGTCTTTATTGGTCTCATCTTGTCTCTGCGTTCGGGTGAGCTGAACTCAGCTGTTGCCTTGAATGGTTCTGGGGATGGTCTGAAACAAAGGGCTGTGCTTACAGAGGATGGGACTGGTGCTGGGGTCAGTGGTGAGGCCTCATCTGTGACATGTAAGCTCCAGGGTACCACTCGTCTACCTGCATTCTCAATGGATGGTGACTACAACATTGGGGGTGTTTTCTCCATACACaactacatacacacagtgaagcACGACTACACCACCATGCCTGAGCTACAAAGATGCAGAGGGAGGTTAGTAAGAGGGAGAAGTGGGGGATAAGAGGATGTTAATCCTGTGTGGACATCgaaatgttttgatttgtaTGACCTGTTGTGATTGTGTTGCAAAGATTTTGTGCAGTGTTGAAAACTGTGCCAAATCAGTATTTGGCAACATAAATTACAGCCATTATATTCACAAAAATAGTAGAGCTTTTCAAAAAGGaagtatttttttctattttctaacTTAACTGTTTGTAACACTACCTTTATAAATATTTTACAGGTTTTTGAAAACAATTTAAAACTTAAATGTAAGTGACAAATGTTAACCCATGCATTAAAATTACTGTGAAATTTGGACTCCTATCTAATCCTGGTTTGAATTTTGGTCATGTAACTGAAGATTTGTTTCAAAGCCAAAATGCAGCAGTTATTTTCCATAACTGTGAATTgcaaatctgtgttttctgtaaaaTTGTGAATTGTCCTCATCATTTGAAAATGTAAGCACTGATGTGAGCGTCTGTGTGCAGCGTTGACTCCCGTGAACTGCGCTTCTCACGCGCAATGATTTTTGCCATTGAGGAGATTAATAACAGCACGGAGCTGCTGCCGGGCATCAAACTCGGTTATCAGATCCACGACTCATGTGCCTCAGTGTCCGTGGCGGTTCACGCAGCATTCCAGCTTTCAAATGGTCTGGACCCGGTGTTTTACACCGGTGACAACTGCTCACAATCTGGTGTGGTGATGGCTATCATCGGTGAGTCTGGGTCCACGCCATCCATCAGCATGTCGCGCGTCTTTGGGTCCTTTAATATTCCtcaagtaaatatttttaatttctggAAAAATATGTGTTATACAGGCCACTACTGAtgtcttttgtgtctgtgattgAAGATTTACGGTGCTGTTTTTCTTTAGGTGAGCCACTTTGCCActtgtgcatgtctgtctgaTAAGAAGCAGTATCCGAGTTTCTTCAGAACAATCCCCAGTGACCAGTTCCAGGCTGACGCGCTCGCTAAACTGGTGAAACACTTTGGCTGGACTTGGATAGGTGCTGTCCGGTCTGATTCGGACTATGGCAATAATGGCATGGCATCTTTCCTTGAAGCAGCGCAGAAGGAGGGGATCTGTGTGGAGTACTCTGAATCTTTCTATCGGACCCACCCAAGGAGCAAGATCCAGAGAGTAGCTGATGTTATCCGCAGGTTTCTACATCATTAACTGTGCTTTTTATCTCTGTGCTGACACTGACCTTctgcacacaaaaccacaaaaactgtttttttgagattattattattattattattattattattattattattattattattattattatcttagTTGTGGATTGAAAATGTATCTGTTTGATTATGTTTTTTCTCTTAGAATTGTTACTGACATTGTTATAAAAcaagaggtgttttttttttgttttgttttttttttgtatttcgATTAGTTTTATATAATgctctttcatgtttttccagGTCGACAGCTATGGTTGTTGTGGCATTTGTAGCATCTGGAGACATGAAgatcctgctggaggagctgtcaCTTGAACCCTCTCCACCTCGTCAGTGGATAGGCAGTGAGTCCTGGGTCACCAATCCAGACATACTGAGATTCACCTTCTGTGCTGGAGCCATCGGATTTGCCATTGAGCAATCTGTCATCCCAGGTCTGAGAGACTTCTTGCTggatctctctccctctgaagtGTCTGCCTCTCCAGTGCTGACTGAGTTCTGGGAGGATTCATTCAACTGCAGACTGGAAAAAAGTGAGAACGTTGATGTGATTTTTTAATATAGTTGATGTTCACAGTTTGGTCcttatgttgttttgttgattgTCTGTCTGAGTGGAGCGTCCTGTGTTAAAAAGTCAGCAGCTGGTTTAGGATTTCTATCAAGAGGGAAATCTAACAGTATTAAACAACGACATGAAGAAAAGTTGAGTATAttttaaattaatattttcatgatTGTGTCTAATTGTCTGATGATTCATTGGTGTTCACATGCATTTGTATATGtaaaggcaaaaagaaaaggccCTGACACcagctgaaacagcagcattaaaaaataaaaatcaatgaacaaCAATTGTGTAATATCattctcttctctgtgtgtttttaggtgTAGCCATAGATGACACACGTTTGTGTGATGGAAATGAAGACGTTCAGACTCTCCAGATCCCGTACACTGACACATCTCAGCTCCGAATCACTAACATGGTCTACAAGGCTGTTTATGCAATAGCACATGCCATTCATGCAGTGTGCCAAGACACAAATTCTACAACTCAATGTGACAAATTCACCAGGATAGAGTCCAAACAGGTCAGCGAAAGTCAATAAGTGAACAACCCAATGCACTTTTTGATATATGATATGCAatattcatctgatttcatgaTGTCCTTTTTTCCCTTACTATCTTACTTTATCCTCACAGGTTCTTGCTCAGCTGAAGAAAGTCAGTTTTTCCCAAAATGGTTATGATGTGTCATTTGATGCCGACGGGGATCCTGTGGCCAAATACGAGCTGGTTAACTGGCAAAAAACTGAGAGTGGCAACATTAAGTTGGTGACAGTTGGGCATTACGACGCATCACTGCCGGTGGGCCAGGAGTTCCGTATCAACAGGAACCTCACCTGGATGGAGGGTTACACTGAAGTAAGGAGCATATACATATCTTAATTTCAAATTTAGTGATCTCAAAGAGTACAATATGTTTTATTCGTTCCTGCTCCCACTGTCAATAGTGCATGTAAAGAGATCTATTCCCAGTACAATTACAATATAAGAGACGTGGACATGGGCCCCTCATTATAGTTAAAAGTGGAGGTGCAAGATTAGTGATGtcaagaatgtgtgtgtgtgtgtgtgtgtgtgtgtgtgtgtgtgtgtgtgtgtgagagagagagagagagagagaaagagagagagggagcaagagagaaCCCCGTCaatgcactgcagacacacagcagctgacagaaagagtTCATATTAAATAGGGAAATTTTCGCTTTTTTGAGTAAATGATGTGTGTCTTATAAAAAGGGAAGTTAATAAGAACAAGAACAGCAAGAGTTCTGAGCTTTCAGGTTTATTCAGGAGTCATTAATAACGCCATCACAGCatgtttaataaggaaaatagtttaaaaacatgcacacaaagtgcACCTTTTAAAGTATATGATAACGTTGCTGATAATTAGCCCGATTAGCCACCATTAGTGATCAATGCACACGTTTATTTAACCATTAAGCAAACCAGTAACTAACAGCAGCCAATGTCAGACAACCATATGACACTTTAACAGTTACCTTGGGTTTCTGTAGtggtgacaaaacattaaaaaacatccatATTAGCAGTTTGAATTAAACTGAAGCTCCTCCCTCAGCAGTTGGCTAATTACACATTGTTCCGTTAtgaaagaacaacagaaaatttgttttttgaCCACCATGCGCATTACTGACTGTGgaatgttttgttctttttggtgatttttatttatttatttattgctccTTGTGGATCTGACACATACTCAGGGGTGCACATCAACATTTTTTACCAGGTGGAGAAGGTGTTAACCCATGCATGGTGCCGATGATCAAATAATGAGTGGCAACAGATGCAAATTAGCTGCTAGCTAACTCAAGTATACTTACTTTTAATTGTGTGCTGTccatgtaaaaataaacaataaaataaatagatgaaCTGAATTTTTGGTAATAGTagtagtttatttattttttaaattcacatAAAATACAGCATAGATATAGCATGCAATGAAAGAATAACATTGCACAAGATGAACACAAATACATGGTCCTAAACCAGATATTACACTTACAATGACCAAAAACACTTTCAATACACACATTGGCATGCAAGtattttttggagaaaaaatgtgaaactttCGTTTAATCATAAGAGTTTGTCTGTATCTATGTTCCAGGTgcctgtgtcagtgtgcagtgacaGCTGTCCTCCAGGGACTCGTAAagtgctgcagaaaggaaaaccCATCTGCTGTTATGATTGTGTACCATGTCCTGAGGGAGAGATTAACAATGCTACaggtatttatttttctttgaaatgcATACCTACATCATCaaaaaaaataactgctgaaatgctttctaatttttttttttcagattccCCTGATTGTTTCCCTTGCCCCAAGGAGTTCTGGCCtaatgcagagagagacacttgtTTCCCAAAGCCTGTAGAGTTTCTGTCCTTTGACGAGGTCCTAGGAATCATCCTGGCTGCATTCTCCGTTGGTGGTGCCTGTCTTGCCATtataacagcagctgtgttctTTCGTCACCGGTCATCCCCGATTGTAAGAGCCAACAACTCagagctgagcttcctgctgctcttctccctgaCTCTATGTTTCTTATGTTCATTGACTTTCATTGGAGCACCCTCTGAGTGGTCCTGCATGCTGCGCCACACAGCGTTTGGGATCACCTTCgtcctctgcatctcttgtGTTCTCGGAAAAACAATAGTAGTGTTAATGGCCTTCAAAGCTACACTCCCAGGCAGTAATGTCATGAAATGGTTTGGTCCACTACAGCAAAGGATGACTGTAgtttctgtcacatttattCAAGTTTTAATATGTATTATTTGGTTGGTTGTTAGTCCCCCTTTTCCAATGAAAAACCTTTCCACATACAAGGAGAGAATCATCCTGGAGTGTGCATTAGGCTCAGATATTGGGTTCTGGGCTGTGCTCGGGTACATAGGCCTGCtggctgtcttttgttttttgttagcTGTCCTTGCTCGGAAACTACCTGATAATTTTAATGAAGCCAAGCTTATcaccttcagcatgctgatattctgtGCAGTGTGGATCACCTTTATCCCAGCGTATGTCAGCTCTCCTGGGAAATTCACTGTGGCTGTGGAGATATTTGCCATCCTGGCCTCCAGTTTTGGACTAACATTCTGTATATTTGCTCCAAAGTGTTTCATCATATTGTTTCAGCCAGAGAAGAACACCAAGaaacatttaatgaacaaaaatcaaacaaaaggcATCTGAGGTTAAGATGGCAACATAAATCTTATGTTGTGCACATTCAAAACAGTCTTCACCTCATGACTCAAATATTTACAGATTTTTAATTGAACATTTTGTCTGAATTTTAGTGTCACCGTTTCCTGTCTTTTTAACAGTTTATTGTCTTATTTTACAAATTATATCAGAGCATGTTTTAAATAATTCcagcattcaaaacaaaaatgcatgGTCTTGAGTTGTTTCTTGACAAATTTTTCAGAAATCAACGCATACATTTCAAGAGAGAATGCAAGTTACTGCTGAATAACAGAGCTAAATTATAACATATTTCATACAAGATGGTTTTATTGCCATATATGTTTTGCAACAGTGCTTCCAAATTCCTATCCATAGAATATCTTGATTTAGAGAAAATTCTGAATTGTTCGCGTGTACCATGGGTACGCTGTGATAATATGTGAAGATCCTTAGGACAACAGCACTAACAAATGTACCCAGCAATTATGCAGCTGTCTTCAGAGTCCAATGTTTAAAACTGAATACCAACCAGTCTTATTGCTGATATTTCCTTCAGAACAAGGGATGCAGTCAAAACAGCACTCAGGTTCCCCTTTCTTTCTGGAGGGCAGCTCTCACTACACACAAATCCAAAATCCTGCTAAGTTCAACTGGATCATTGCCCCAAGGCAAAACCTCTAAGTAGGCCAAACAACCTCAACCAGCCTGAGCCAGGTCAGACTGGAAGGATCGGGCAGCATGGAGTCCATAATCATCAATCTGAATCAATCAATCTGTCATGTCTGTCAAgtttctgtattattttttgcacatttcatgtcttgtctttcctgttttattttgataccACTAACcttgtctctctgttttataATAAACCCGCCTTTTTGCCTGAACCTGATCCGAGTCGTGCAACTGTGTCTGCCTGTTCTGTGCTCTGGGGAGTTCACGACACAATCATAGAATCTGAAtcataaagataaaaataatgagaaaaaaattgTGTGCTTGCTGAAATGCATTCACAGTAATTGTATCTATTTAACTATTGAAAACACTAATGACATAAACCACACTATGCTTTGGTGCTTTAGTTTACCTGGAAAGTGTCACTTGGGATTGCTCGAAAGAAGGTTGGAAAACGTTGTTGATCACTCAGGTAGGGACACGTAGCGAAGTAGCTCACCTGTGAGAGATCTGTACGGACAAGGGGTATTCATTTCTTGCTCGTCAGTAGAGCTATTTGAAACATTTAGAACAAATAAATATGCAATATCATCAAAATCAAGCACATTAAAATCATGCTCTGGTGGCAAGTGTAAAAAGATTGTAAGAAACTTCCAATGGGCAATTTGTATAAATTACACTCGTAACGGCACCATgactgccctcctcctcctttcacgAGGTTTCTAATCCTTTTGTACAGTCACTTAATCTTATATGGGACTATGTCATCCCCCTCTGATTTATGtcattgtttgtttgatccTTTGCACCATCAGTTTTTGCAGGAGATGTAGAGGCAGGACATTGGACACATACCAGTTGTTGATGAATTGAATGGTGATCAGGTATCAAATGGGTCAAGCATATCGAAAAAACAGCAGTCAGTGACTGAATagtctcatttttttttaaatatataacCATTTTAATATGGAGGGCAAATTTCAGGATTGTAAACATTACACTTTGCAAACCATCTGAAACAAAAATGCACAGCTGTGAGTCAAACAGACTCATGGTTGTATGTAGATTTTTAACACGTACAGTAGCTTTTTTATATGATGTCCAGTAGGTGGTAGCAGTTTACCAAACCAGGTTCTAATTTCTCTTTCATTTAGGGACAAGTGGCAACTATTTTTttgaaaataacattaacaagAATAGGATTATTTCTCAAACACCAATAAACTACCAATACTTAATATTTCCTAatgctatttattttttacGCTTCATGTTATTGTTTCATTGAAGTGTTAGTATATTATAtaaagaagagggaggatgTAAAGAGTcggattttgtttttcttttattactgTCATTTCTAGCAAGCCACATCTTGTTGTCTCTCCTGTGCCATTGCTtttgattgtgattggctgatgaaGCAATGACTCATGACCTATGAATTAAAGAAAGCATCACAGGTTTTAAACAGTCTACTTCATTACCCTTTCAGAGACTGTGGGAGAACCATCatctccagcacacacactcagtctttATGGGGTCAGCAAGGACACTGCATTCAACCCTGATTGGGGCTTCATCCTGGCTACTTCTTTGGGTATTATTTAGCCttctttttgctgtgttttctgataTTCCAAAATGTACAAAGGAACTTAAAGAACTAAGGTTACAAGGTGtgataaaagaagaaagacgtaaaagagagagactgactggtttgaggatggagggagtgagTGGTGTTGCTTCGAGCTTACCGAAGTGTGTGAAACTGCTAGACAGTGAGCCTGTGGCCTTACAATCAGAAGGGGATTTTGTGATTGGAGGTCTTTTTCCTCTACATTATGTGGCCCCTAAGCCACAGCACAGCTACGAAAGGAAACCTCAGCTTACACCTTGCAGCGGGTGAGGATACACTGAGTATGTGATATGATcccacataaaaaaaaatctctcattttccaaaaaataaGAGACTAAAATCATTTCCTCTTGCTGTGATTAGAACTCTGTGTTGCTAGTAAACTGTTATATTGGCATCTGATAATATGTTTTCCGTCTCATGATTAATTACATGGACTGTTCACAACTTTATTCAATTTTCTACAGGTTTGATCACAGAGCCTTCCGCTGGATGATGACCATGGCGTTTGCAGTGGAGGAAATTAACAGTAATTCAAGCCTGTTACCAGGTGTTAAACTGGGGTACTGGATCATAGACAGCTGTGACCATGTCCACACCAGTCTGCGTGCTCTTTTCTCGTTGGTCAGTCACTCCAAAGCTGTGTTGAGTGAGGTGAAACAAATGCAAGAAACTGAAGAAAGATCAAATATGCTAAAGGAAAATGGTACAAGAATGGAGGGggtaaagacagtgaaaaaaacaagaaagaaaatgatgcTGACTATGTTGAAAAAGAGAGGCAGTGAAAATAGTTCAGGAATGTCTCACcattttgaaaataatggaAAGTACATAAAAGAAAATGGAACAGAGGACAGAATGGAAATGAGTACACAGTCTGAAACTTTGCCCTCATGTCTGGCTGACTCTGACtctcctgtgtctgctgtgatcGGTCTTGCATCCTCCTCCCCTACAAGAGCTGTAGCTCACACTCTTGGGCCTCTCCACCTCCCACTGGTAAGAGACAAATGAAACGGCAGAATTATGCACAAGACTGTTTATTTCATAGGCTGTCCTTGCTTccaaaactgtgtttttgtaataACTCACacaaaaatcattcaaaatatttaatgtttcattcattttttttctttaatctcaTCTCATTAATGATACAATTAACTTTATGTCACTATAGGTGAGTTATTTTGCCACATGTACCTGTCTTACTGACAAGCACATGTACCCTTCATTCTTGCGGACTGTGCCGAGTGATCTCTTTCAAGTTAGAGGTCTTGTTCAGCTGGTCACCTTCTTAGGCTGGTTCTGGGTGGGCACAATAGGGACCATGGTGAGATAAAGACTTTATAGTCAGCCATTAGCCAGTTAACAACACCAACACGATTTTTAAGACCTCTCTCTATATTTCAGGATGACTACAGTCATTATGGCATCCAAGAATTCTCTAATCAGTTCAGACAACAAGGTGGGTGTCTGGCATTTCATCTGACTATCCCCAAATcaccaacagcagctgagatACAAGAAATGgcagacaggctgcagagatCAACCGCACAGGTAGTGGTGGTCTTTGCTACAGAGGGGCAGCTGCTGAATGTGCTCTTAGAGGTCAGCACTCTACATCTTAGTTAATGCATCTGAGAAGTTGTAACATATTATGAGAATATGCAGTATTTAAATTAATCATATCAAAATTAGGACTATACATAGAATGGTGTTGTTCATGATAATCTATGTGCTTTCTTATCATGAGTTTATGCACACCTTTCTTGCAGCTGGCCCAGAGAAATGTGACAGGGATTCAGTGGATAGCGAGTGAAGCCTGGGTGGCTGCTCGCCTTCTGACCTCACCCACCTTCCACCCTGTCCTGGAGGGCACACTGGGCTTCTCCTTCCCTGGAGTTAGGATCCCTGGCTTGGAAGAGTTCCTGCTGAATATCCGGCCATCTCCCAGACCTGGGATGGAATTTGTAAACATGTTCTGGGAAGAGCTGTTTGGCTGTAGGCTTGAGTTTGAAGGAGTTGGATccaaagaaaatgaagctgaTACCATGAATAACTTTGTAGGACTGGATCCTTCTGGTTACAAATTAGGCTCTAAAAACAGTTCTGGGTTGTCGGTCAAGTCTAATgtacaaaaagcaagcacatTCAAGgtgtcagctgatgaagagtATAAAGTTGGTGATGAAAAGACAATTTGCACAGGTTCAGAGGATCTGCGATACACTGACAGCAGTTACACAGATGTGTCTCAGGTCAGAATATCCTATAATGTTTACAAAGCTGTGTATGCCATCGCCCATGCTCTGCACACTTTATTGAACTGTGATTCTACAGGACAAAACAAGGGAATGTGTGAGAAACATAAACCATTCACTTCTAGGCAGGTAAGTTatacaaatgcaaataaataaatagttgaATAATTACGTTAttttagtttttcctttttttagttCTTGCATCATTTTTGTGGCCTAtatgttctcctctctctttgttttttctccctcctttcataCAGTTGCtgcatcatttaaaaaaagtgaattttACCAACCAGTTTGAGGAGAAGATATATTTTGACTCCAACGGAGAGCCAGTCCCTCTCTATGACATCCTTAACTGGCAAAAGGACAGCCAGGGTCAAATTAGGTGAAATATTGTGCTTCAAAATACAGTAATAAAACTGTCAACTGACAAATGATGATTGAAAACTgctatttatatttattatagTGGATTGCAAGaattttgttctttgtttagATTTGTCAAAGTGGGAAGCTATGATGGTTCGGCTCCCTTGAAACAACAGTTGCAGATGGAGAAGAACACCATTGTATGGACCAAAGGACAGTCACAGGTGGGTCATACGTCCCCTAAAGTTTCTTcatgggataaaaaaaaaatttgatgAGAGATGCACGAATGAAATTCTTGTCGTTTTTCCTCTGTGTAAAAACGATTGTTCCACCAAGCATTTATAGTCTACAGCAAATCTTGATGTGTGATTTTACACTTTTGGTTATTCAGGTGCCTGTATCTCAGTGTACTGCTCCGTGCCCCCCTGGCAGCAGGCAGGCCAGACGTCCTGGAGAGCcccactgctgctttgactgTTTGCCCTGTGCAGAAGGAGAGATCAGCAACCAGACTGGTAGCCCACTTATGTTTTCTTCATCTATATATTTTCTAGCTTCTGTAAAAACCAGAAAACctttaaaaccacagaaaacTTGCACAACTGGAGAGCAATCAAGCCATGTTATGTGGATGCAAACTGTTGTGTAGAGTTAAAGTTCGTGCTTGTTAACAGAGGGTGTGTTGACTGTATGTGTCCCCAAAGGTTCCACCGAGTGCACAAAATGTCCTGAGTACCACTGGTCAGACAAAGACAAGGTGAAATGTGTGGCTGGGATTGAAGAATTCCTGTCCTTCTACGACACCATGGGCATCATCTTggtcacactcacactgctggGTGTCGTCCTGACAACCATCATAACTACTGTCTTTCACCGTTTCCGTTACACACCAATCGTCAAGGCCAACAACTCAGAAATAAGTTTCTTGCTTCTCCTGTCACTCAAGCTTTGCTTCTTGTGCTCCCTGGTGTTCATTAGTCAGCCGTCTGTGTGGACATGTCGGCTCCGCCAGGTTGCATTTGGGATAagctttgtcctctgtctgtcctgcctcCTCGTTAAGACTATTGTGGTTCTCTTGGCCTTCCGAGCTAACGTACCTGGTTCCAGGGCTCTGAAGCTATTTGGTCCCTCTCAACAGAGGTTTCTGATCCTCTGTACCACAGCTCCTCAGGTGGGAGGACTATTGGACCATCAGTGATATTAACCCTAACTTGTGACCATTTTAACTCAACTTAAATCAAGTATTTCATCGTTACATACAATCATACATGCACTTGactatttttgtatgttttatttcagttattgCCTATCTTCATATCTTGTCATCAggtttgtctctgtgctggttGGCTGTTGGGTGCACCTCCCTTTCCATTCAGGAACCCAAACTACCAAGCATCAACAGGAAAAGTAAGAACAACAGCATCTCACACTGCCTTTTTTAAACTATtcataaattaaatgaaaattaaagCCCATTTGTCCCGGATTTGAACAGCTGATGTTAAAATCCTAGATAAATGGGCTTTAATTTTCATTATTGAGATCAGACaagaataaaatatataaatatatatagaaatat encodes:
- the LOC143323544 gene encoding extracellular calcium-sensing receptor-like, whose amino-acid sequence is MIFAIEEINNSTELLPGIKLGYQIHDSCASVSVAVHAAFQLSNGLDPVFYTGDNCSQSGVVMAIIGESGSTPSISMSRVFGSFNIPQVSHFATCACLSDKKQYPSFFRTIPSDQFQADALAKLVKHFGWTWIGAVRSDSDYGNNGMASFLEAAQKEGICVEYSESFYRTHPRSKIQRVADVIRRSTAMVVVAFVASGDMKILLEELSLEPSPPRQWIGSESWVTNPDILRFTFCAGAIGFAIEQSVIPGLRDFLLDLSPSEVSASPVLTEFWEDSFNCRLEKSVAIDDTRLCDGNEDVQTLQIPYTDTSQLRITNMVYKAVYAIAHAIHAVCQDTNSTTQCDKFTRIESKQVLAQLKKVSFSQNGYDVSFDADGDPVAKYELVNWQKTESGNIKLVTVGHYDASLPVGQEFRINRNLTWMEGYTEVPVSVCSDSCPPGTRKVLQKGKPICCYDCVPCPEGEINNATDSPDCFPCPKEFWPNAERDTCFPKPVEFLSFDEVLGIILAAFSVGGACLAIITAAVFFRHRSSPIVRANNSELSFLLLFSLTLCFLCSLTFIGAPSEWSCMLRHTAFGITFVLCISCVLGKTIVVLMAFKATLPGSNVMKWFGPLQQRMTVVSVTFIQVLICIIWLVVSPPFPMKNLSTYKERIILECALGSDIGFWAVLGYIGLLAVFCFLLAVLARKLPDNFNEAKLITFSMLIFCAVWITFIPAYVSSPGKFTVAVEIFAILASSFGLTFCIFAPKCFIILFQPEKNTKKHLMNKNQTKGI
- the LOC143323384 gene encoding extracellular calcium-sensing receptor-like, which produces MEGVSGVASSLPKCVKLLDSEPVALQSEGDFVIGGLFPLHYVAPKPQHSYERKPQLTPCSGFDHRAFRWMMTMAFAVEEINSNSSLLPGVKLGYWIIDSCDHVHTSLRALFSLVSHSKAVTQSETLPSCLADSDSPVSAVIGLASSSPTRAVAHTLGPLHLPLVSYFATCTCLTDKHMYPSFLRTVPSDLFQVRGLVQLVTFLGWFWVGTIGTMDDYSHYGIQEFSNQFRQQGGCLAFHLTIPKSPTAAEIQEMADRLQRSTAQVVVVFATEGQLLNVLLELAQRNVTGIQWIASEAWVAARLLTSPTFHPVLEGTLGFSFPGVRIPGLEEFLLNIRPSPRPGMEFVNMFWEELFGCRLEFEGTICTGSEDLRYTDSSYTDVSQVRISYNVYKAVYAIAHALHTLLNCDSTGQNKGMCEKHKPFTSRQLLHHLKKVNFTNQFEEKIYFDSNGEPVPLYDILNWQKDSQGQIRFVKVGSYDGSAPLKQQLQMEKNTIVWTKGQSQVPVSQCTAPCPPGSRQARRPGEPHCCFDCLPCAEGEISNQTGSTECTKCPEYHWSDKDKVKCVAGIEEFLSFYDTMGIILVTLTLLGVVLTTIITTVFHRFRYTPIVKANNSEISFLLLLSLKLCFLCSLVFISQPSVWTCRLRQVAFGISFVLCLSCLLVKTIVVLLAFRANVPGSRALKLFGPSQQRFLILCTTAPQVCLCAGWLLGAPPFPFRNPNYQASTGKIVVECKEPWPPGFYLVLSYIGLLAFFCLLLAFLGRKLPDTFNEAKLITFSMLIFWAVWISFIPAYVSSPGKFTVAVEVFAILASSFGLLLCIFVPKCYIILLRPERNIKKGMTGKYLQ